A single window of Culicoides brevitarsis isolate CSIRO-B50_1 chromosome 3, AGI_CSIRO_Cbre_v1, whole genome shotgun sequence DNA harbors:
- the LOC134834575 gene encoding uncharacterized protein LOC134834575, protein MSEAAATIGIEDFPTEVIIHIFKFLNPADRIEASLVCTKWFEIFSLSSFVNQFYINFFNCSLSKFEPPASTFMNALRTYSGLNLSDIYSVDEDIDEFWATFGTSVTDLVIKNCTCITGVRFQRMLRHFVNLKTLKLYGQQLVMGLKMNSLQSLDLTECNLDKDDAEKMICELPVLQKLRLNWDTIIDIENVPRNAVQGHTIQFLERLSAKKEMLKLDLFLPVPFFGHEILLALSNLANLRLNHFVLKTSGDVPTEVFQKFFETQSSIEILELQNSRALTQETLAIVTKYLTNLKEIVLPNGTPYFETPLEIIQGIDSIESVSINVHFEVDEERRACLTKQLMRQKLRELRLPNIHTRICNESLLKVVKSFPDLQSLDLSSSRISDDGLQLLFHGLPYLRELILDKCTEITDDGMTGCRNPLYAVSNMRGLRKLSLSTCKKLSDISVMQFKLPELVYLNLRNLDRVTELGIDVITTYCRALEDLNLANCTEINARCIVLLDENLHRLRCIDVSGCKKATEQLKTSFAARRRKVQVIMSGFYYPLGMDEFC, encoded by the exons ATGTCTGAGGCTGCAGCGACAATTGGTATCGAGGATTTTCCAACTGAA gtcattattcacatttttaaatttcttaatccAGCGGATCGGATTGAAGCATCTCTTGTGTGTACAAAATGGTTCGAGATCTTCAGTTTGTCGTCGTTCGTGAATCAGTTCTACATCAACTTTTTCAACTGCAGTCTTTCGAAGTTTGAGCCACCTGCTAGTACTTTTATGAATGCATTACGAACGTATTCCGGACTGAATTTGTCGGATATTTATTCGGTAGATGAAGATATTGACGAGTTCTGGGCGACTTTTGGGACAAGTGTCACAGAtttagtcataaaaaattgcacttgTATCACTGGCGTGCGGTTTCAGCGAATGTTACGACATTTTGTCAACCTGAAAACTTTGAAACTTTACGGGCAACAGTTGGTCATgggattaaaaatgaattcctTGCAAAGTCTCGACCTGACAGAATGCAATTTGGACAAAGACGATGCGGAAAAGATGATTTGTGAGTTGCCGGTGCTACAAAAGTTGCGATTAAACTGGGACACGATCATCGATATTGAAAATGTCCCGAGAAATGCTGTCCAAGGTCATACAATTCAGTTCTTGGAACGCCTTTCAGCGAAAAAGGAAATGCTCAAGTTGGATCTTTTTCTGCCAGTTCCGTTTTTTGGACATGAAATCCTATTGGCATTATCGAATCTAGCTAATCTCCGACTGAATCATTTCGTTCTGAAGACAAGTGGCGACGTCCCAACTGAAGTTTTCCAGAAATTCTTTGAAACGCAGTCCAGTATTGAGATTTTGGAGTTACAAAACTCAAGAGCTCTCACACAAGAGACTTTAGCAATAGTCacgaaatatttgacaaatttgaaagaaattgtACTGCCAAATGGAACGCCGTACTTTGAAACTCCTCTCGAAATAATTCAGGGAATTGACAGTATTGAG AGCGTTTCCATCAACGTTCACTTTGAAGTAGATGAAGAAAGAAGAGCTTGTTTGACGAAGCAACTCATGCGACAGAAGTTACGAGAATTACGTTTGCCCAATATTCATACGAGGATTTGCAATGAATCCTTGTTGAAGGTCGTTAAAAGCTTTCCGGATCTTCAGAGTTTGGATTTGAGTTCGAGTCGTATCAGTGATGATGGGCTCCAGTTACTGTTTCATGGTCTGCCGTATTTGAGAGAACTGATTTTGGATAAATGTACTGAA ATCACCGACGACGGAATGACTGGCTGTCGTAACCCCTTGTACGCCGTATCCAACATGCGTGGCTTACGCAAACTCTCGCTCTCTACTTGCAAAAAACTCAGCGACATCTCTGTCATGCAATTCAAACTACCCGAACTCGTCTACTTGAATTTGCGAAATCTCGATCGCGTCACTGAACTCGGAATTGACGTTATAACCACTTACTGTCGTGCCCTCGAAGACCTCAATCTGGCCAATTGCACGGAAATAAACGCCCGTTGCATCGTCCTACTTGACGAAAATTTGCATCGATTGCGCTGCATCGACGTCTCTGGCTGCAAAAAGGCCACGGAACAGCTAAAAACGAGTTTTGCCGCACGTCGAAGGAAAGTACAAGTTATCATGTCTGGCTTCTACTATCCACTTGGCATGGATGAGTTTTGTTAA
- the LOC134835253 gene encoding TRAF3-interacting protein 1, with product MEVDIKIIKETQKSLGKLIKRPQLTDKLLQKPPFRFLHDIIKAIIKDTGFLAGLFTPDELEYEKIKDKESKVAFLTKLINVVKITSGKNLTVRPSKIIAGLEAAKTNELLQAIAFCVDQKIDSKEAIQKVKEELGGGDETKVAPSSKVTKQKETKTQAQTKKEEKPKKPAEKKGKVAPKGKVVAKPVVEQTPEPETNSESKTETEKDSVKEFKKLEEEAAKAEVKLERGKSVNEEEVSERKISPPNEVPAVTKRRKSLTHADAVDSIDLQKEDVPKEEPNVIDEPPAKDPKEPETEPEQPTEPPAQESQPTPNKRTDSGRQSRMSGRRQSVDVVATEQNAKREASAAQKAKFMRTQSEDKMVKLRPQSVRPPSARPGAPKRRDKNIEIILQPEEIVKPQTDIIAKLDTLEAELEDNVDNLVIIEDPTVMDDGIIPASKTDLIDVSGEKEGALVQQILETQREFTNAAGNEQKQSETTWESPFDSRALTSAKTEALRESIQKLTKSVNPLGKLLDFMQEDIDSMQIELTQQLELYRTALVDLEAEKAATEAALQPFRQQVHQLRENIKHYETAIMDVRCNILNNEQKIFKKLNEI from the coding sequence atggaagtcgatataaaaataataaaagaaacccAAAAGTCTCTCGGGAAGTTGATTAAACGTCCCCAACTGACGGATAAGCTGTTACAAAAACCTCCTTTTCGCTTTTTGCACGACATAATAAAAGCAATTATCAAGGATACGGGATTCTTAGCGGGACTTTTCACGCCCGATGAATTGGAATACGAGAAAATCAAGGATAAAGAATCCAAAGTGGCTTTTTTGACTAAGTTGATAAATGTTGTGAAGATTACTTCGGGCAAGAATTTGACAGTAAGACCTTCGAAGATTATCGCGGGACTGGAAGCTGCGAAAACGAATGAATTGCTACAGGCAATCGCGTTTTGTGTGGATCAGAAAATTGATAGTAAGGAAGCGATTCAAAAGGTCAAGGAAGAGTTAGGGGGCGGGGATGAAACTAAAGTGGCGCCATCTAGTAAAGTTACTAAACAAAAGGAAACGAAAACTCAAGCTCAAACTAAGAAAGAGGAAAAACCGAAGAAACCAGCTGAGAAAAAGGGAAAAGTGGCGCCAAAGGGAAAAGTTGTCGCGAAACCTGTCGTCGAACAAACTCCTGAACCGGAAACGAATTCAGAATCAAAGACAGAAACTGAGAAAGATAGTGTCAAAGAGTTTAAAAAACTAGAGGAAGAGGCTGCCAAAGCTGAAGTCAAACTTGAACGAGGAAAAAGTGTCAATGAGGAAGAAGTTTCGGAACGTAAAATTTCGCCGCCTAATGAAGTTCCGGCAGTTACAAAACGTCGCAAAAGTCTCACTCATGCGGATGCCGTTGACTCAATTGACCTTCAAAAGGAAGATGTTCCCAAAGAAGAGCCAAATGTCATCGATGAACCTCCCGCAAAAGACCCAAAAGAACCTGAAACCGAACCAGAACAACCCACAGAACCTCCTGCGCAAGAATCTCAACCAACCCCCAACAAACGCACCGATAGTGGGCGCCAAAGTCGCATGAGCGGTCGTCGTCAATCCGTCGACGTCGTAGCTACCGAACAAAACGCCAAACGCGAAGCATCCGCCGCGCAAAAGGCAAAATTCATGCGTACCCAATCCGAGGACAAAATGGTTAAGCTCCGCCCACAATCCGTTCGCCCGCCCTCAGCTCGTCCCGGCGCACCAAAACGTCgcgacaaaaacatcgaaataaTCCTGCAGCCCGAGGAAATTGTCAAACCCCAAACTGACATCATTGCAAAGCTCGATACGCTCGAAGCGGAGCTCGAGGACAACGTCGACAACTTGGTGATCATTGAAGATCCCACTGTCATGGACGACGGCATTATCCCAGCTAGCAAAACGGATCTCATCGATGTTTCCGGCGAAAAAGAGGGCGCTCTTGTCCAACAAATTCTCGAAACGCAGCGCGAATTCACGAACGCCGCCGGAAATGAGCAAAAACAATCAGAAACCACGTGGGAGTCGCCATTCGATAGTCGCGCCTTGACTTCAGCAAAAACTGAGGCCTTGCGCGAAAGTATTCAAAAACTCACCAAATCCGTTAATCCGTTGGGGAAATTGTTGGATTTCATGCAAGAAGATATCGATTCGATGCAAATTGAATTGACGCAACAACTGGAACTTTATCGGACAGCTTTGGTGGATTTGGAAGCGGAAAAGGCAGCAACTGAGGCAGCTCTTCAGCCATTTAGGCAACAAGTGCATCAGTTAAGGGAAAATATCAAACATTATGAAACGGCGATCATGGATGTTCGATGCAACATTTTgaacaacgaacaaaaaatattcaaaaaactcAACGAAATTTAG
- the LOC134834577 gene encoding uncharacterized protein LOC134834577 — MGRSEIKRPIGRGGGTNDSSGGGSTNLVGKFTQSVRRIVQDVKDEGSPSGQTREQIIETNERLRCVRVRLEESYDTAKKALVNLMNKYGDSKIHKNIFARYPMLKLMIKDVIRLEAEYWTLVEIPKQEQKETVPMFVMRSCSIMEKTQKSGEGVKTAARIQEDAAERRERMDRLETMTTSQIEGENTQMINDMYRLLKKYSGLRNLIRDLKSEYDSSKMYPIFPRYTILKGMIKDIMHHPDYMEVCHEVD; from the exons GTGGATCCACGAACCTGGTTGGGAAATTCACACAAAGCGTTCGCCGAATCGTTCAAGACGTCAAAGATGAGGGATCACCAA GCGGACAGACACGAGAGCAAATCATCGAGACGAATGAGCGTTTGCGGTGCGTGCGTGTCCGTTTGGAAGAGTCCTATGACACGGCCAAGAAAGCTCTTGTGAATCTCATGAACAAGTACGGTGACTCGAAAATCCACAAGAACATCTTTGCGCGCTATCCGATGTTGAAGCTAATGATCAAGGACGTCATCCGGTTGGAAGCCGAATACTGGACCCTCGTGGAGATCCCGAAGCAGGAGCAAAAGGAAACGGTGCCGATGTTCGTGATGCGTTCGTGTTCCATCATGGAGAAGACCCAAAAGTCCGGCGAAGGTGTCAAAACGGCGGCGCGAATTCAGGAGGATGCCGCAGAACGTCGTGAACGCATGGACCGATTAGAAA CTATGACAACATCCCAGATAGAAGGGGAAAACACGCAAATGATTAATGACATGTACcgtttattaaagaaatattcaGGATTAAGGAATTTAATTCGCGATCTCAag TCCGAATACGATAGTTCAAAAATGTATCCAATTTTCCCGCGCTACACAATACTCAAAGGAATGATCAAGGACATCATGCATCATCCGGACTACATGGAGGTGTGCCACGAAGTTGACTGA